A section of the Paenibacillus yonginensis genome encodes:
- the thrB gene encoding homoserine kinase, whose translation MIRSEGVRIKVPASTANLGPGFDTLGMALSLFAWIEMKPAERTVFHLYGEELRGIPKDKSNLVYKLAQQVFAEAGVAVPELEISMASDIPLTRGLGSSASAIVGALYAANELIGAPLSMEKLFDMATAVEKHPDNVGASLFGGIVSAVWDGERAVHLRIEPPAELQVLVAIPSFWLPTEQARKILPDSLSMKDVVFNVSRASLLTGALASGRLDLIAAAMQDRIHQPYRAPLIPGMEQILAEACSHGALGAALSGAGPTLLALVERNSDRRSELEAFIQRTLGEHGIEAKLLWLEPCSEGASRVGAHEAAPFAAGNLV comes from the coding sequence ATGATCCGTTCCGAAGGGGTCCGGATCAAGGTTCCGGCCAGCACCGCCAATTTGGGGCCCGGCTTCGATACGCTGGGCATGGCTTTATCTCTGTTTGCCTGGATCGAAATGAAGCCGGCGGAAAGGACCGTTTTTCACCTGTATGGGGAAGAGCTGCGGGGGATTCCGAAGGATAAGTCCAATCTGGTTTACAAGCTGGCCCAGCAGGTGTTCGCAGAGGCGGGCGTTGCGGTTCCTGAACTCGAAATCTCTATGGCCTCCGATATTCCGCTCACGAGAGGTTTGGGAAGCAGCGCTTCGGCGATTGTCGGCGCATTATATGCCGCTAATGAGCTGATCGGAGCTCCGTTATCTATGGAAAAGTTGTTTGATATGGCCACAGCGGTCGAGAAACATCCCGACAATGTGGGGGCTTCTTTGTTTGGCGGGATCGTCTCGGCGGTTTGGGATGGGGAGCGGGCTGTTCATCTGCGGATAGAGCCTCCTGCGGAGCTGCAGGTGCTAGTAGCGATTCCTTCTTTCTGGCTGCCGACCGAGCAAGCACGCAAAATACTGCCGGATTCCTTGTCTATGAAGGATGTGGTGTTTAATGTCAGCCGCGCCTCTTTGCTGACTGGAGCTTTGGCCTCCGGCAGACTAGACCTGATTGCCGCAGCTATGCAGGACCGGATTCATCAGCCTTACCGGGCTCCGCTTATCCCCGGAATGGAACAGATTCTGGCGGAGGCCTGCAGTCATGGCGCTCTTGGCGCAGCGCTCAGCGGTGCCGGCCCTACGCTTCTGGCTTTGGTCGAAAGGAATTCGGATCGCCGAAGCGAGCTTGAGGCGTTTATCCAAAGGACATTGGGCGAGCACGGGATCGAAGCCAAGCTGCTTTGGCTGGAGCCTTGTTCCGAAGGAGCAAGCAGAGTCGGCGCTCATGAGGCGGCTCCGTTTGCCGCCGGGAATCTGGTCTGA
- the ilvE gene encoding branched-chain-amino-acid transaminase encodes MAEQVIYLDGKYVTKDQAVVSVYDHGFLYGDGIFEGIRIYNGNIFKCKEHLQRLYDSAKSIMLEIPLSFEEMQDALIETLRRNELRNGYIRLVVSRGPGNLGLDPNRCKKASVIIIAEQLAIYSEEAYRTGLKTVSVSTRRNIPDALNPKIKSLNYLNNILVKIQSNLSGAGEAIMMNAQGYVTEGSGDNIFIVKNGVILTPPCYLGALDGITRQAIIEICRRKGYSLKEEPFTMHDVYVADEVFLTGTAAEVIAVREVDGRIIGEGHAGPITLKLLEEFRSIVDQDGVKAWG; translated from the coding sequence ATGGCAGAGCAGGTCATTTATTTGGACGGCAAGTATGTAACCAAAGATCAGGCGGTTGTTTCCGTTTATGATCATGGCTTTTTGTATGGCGACGGTATTTTTGAAGGTATCCGTATTTATAACGGCAACATCTTTAAATGTAAAGAGCATTTGCAGCGCTTGTACGATTCCGCTAAATCAATCATGCTCGAAATTCCGCTAAGCTTTGAGGAAATGCAGGATGCGCTGATCGAAACACTGCGGCGCAATGAGCTGAGGAACGGCTATATCCGTTTGGTCGTATCGCGCGGCCCCGGCAACCTCGGCCTTGATCCAAACCGCTGTAAGAAGGCATCGGTAATCATCATTGCCGAGCAGCTGGCGATCTATTCGGAGGAGGCTTACCGGACCGGGCTCAAAACGGTCTCTGTCTCCACCCGCCGCAATATTCCGGATGCCTTGAATCCGAAGATTAAGTCCCTTAATTATTTGAACAACATTTTGGTCAAAATCCAGTCCAACCTGTCCGGCGCCGGCGAGGCGATTATGATGAACGCACAAGGCTATGTGACGGAGGGCTCGGGGGATAATATTTTTATCGTCAAAAATGGAGTGATCCTCACGCCTCCTTGTTATCTTGGCGCATTAGACGGCATCACCCGTCAGGCGATTATCGAAATCTGCCGGAGGAAGGGCTACAGCCTCAAAGAAGAGCCCTTCACCATGCACGATGTATACGTGGCGGACGAAGTATTCCTGACCGGTACTGCGGCGGAGGTTATTGCGGTCCGGGAAGTGGATGGGCGCATCATCGGCGAAGGTCATGCCGGTCCGATTACGCTTAAGCTGCTTGAAGAATTCCGCTCGATTGTGGATCAGGACGGCGTTAAAGCTTGGGGATAA
- a CDS encoding ACT domain-containing protein, giving the protein MRERYYLVREDILPEAVLKTLQVKQLLASGNVKTVHEAVEQVGLSRSAFYKYKDGIHQLNQLERDRIVTISLDLEHRSGILSQMLALVAGFGGNVLTINQSIPLQGVANVVISVETSRLTEELDEMLSKLRSVTGVKKVQIVGQG; this is encoded by the coding sequence TTGCGGGAACGCTATTATCTGGTACGTGAAGATATTTTACCGGAGGCCGTACTGAAAACCCTTCAGGTCAAGCAGCTGCTGGCCAGCGGGAATGTCAAAACGGTGCATGAGGCGGTTGAGCAGGTAGGCTTGAGCCGCAGTGCCTTTTATAAATACAAGGACGGGATTCATCAATTGAATCAGCTTGAACGGGACCGTATCGTCACTATTTCGTTGGATCTGGAACACCGTTCAGGAATCCTCTCCCAAATGCTCGCCCTGGTAGCCGGCTTTGGCGGCAACGTGCTCACCATTAATCAAAGTATTCCGCTCCAGGGTGTGGCCAACGTCGTGATTTCGGTAGAAACCTCCAGACTGACCGAAGAGCTGGATGAAATGCTGAGCAAGCTGCGCAGCGTTACCGGGGTCAAGAAGGTCCAGATTGTGGGCCAAGGTTAA
- the thrC gene encoding threonine synthase yields MRYQGLLQTYKEYLPVTDKTPMLTLQEGNTPLVRAENLSQELGLDLYFKYEGLNPTGSFKDRGMVMAVAKAVEEGSRTIMCASTGNTSAAAAAYAARLGLNCIVLIPNNNIALGKLAQAMIYGAKVIAIEGNFDRALEIVREITAKHPITLVNSVNPYRIEGQKTAAFEVCDQLGEAPDVLAIPVGNAGNISAYWKGFKEYHAKGKISSLPRMVGFEAEGAMAIVKGEPILEPETVATAIRIGNPASWKTAVAAAEESSGQINYVTDEEILSAYRTIASREGIFAEPASAASVAGVYKLKREGYFKGGEKVVCVLTGHGLKDPNIAIKSIGAEPLVVQDSEEAVMAAIAKLEGNGV; encoded by the coding sequence ATGAGATATCAAGGATTGCTGCAAACCTACAAAGAATATTTGCCGGTAACGGATAAAACGCCGATGCTGACGCTGCAGGAAGGCAATACGCCGCTTGTCCGGGCGGAGAACCTGTCGCAGGAGCTGGGGCTTGACCTCTATTTTAAATATGAAGGTTTGAATCCGACAGGCAGCTTTAAAGACCGTGGTATGGTCATGGCTGTAGCGAAGGCGGTAGAAGAAGGCAGCCGGACCATTATGTGTGCTTCTACCGGCAATACGTCTGCTGCAGCTGCGGCTTATGCCGCAAGATTGGGTTTGAATTGTATCGTTTTGATTCCTAATAACAACATAGCGCTTGGCAAGCTTGCTCAAGCCATGATTTACGGAGCCAAAGTCATCGCGATTGAAGGCAACTTTGACCGGGCGCTGGAAATTGTGCGAGAAATTACGGCCAAACATCCGATTACGCTGGTTAACTCGGTGAACCCTTACCGGATTGAAGGGCAGAAGACGGCGGCTTTCGAAGTTTGCGACCAGCTTGGCGAAGCGCCGGACGTTCTGGCTATTCCAGTCGGCAATGCGGGAAATATTTCGGCATACTGGAAAGGCTTCAAGGAATATCATGCCAAAGGGAAAATCAGCTCGCTGCCGCGTATGGTCGGCTTTGAGGCCGAAGGGGCGATGGCGATCGTCAAAGGCGAACCGATTCTGGAGCCGGAAACGGTGGCAACCGCGATCCGCATCGGCAATCCGGCCAGCTGGAAGACGGCTGTCGCAGCAGCCGAGGAATCAAGCGGCCAAATTAATTATGTGACGGATGAAGAAATTTTGAGCGCTTATCGGACGATTGCTTCGCGTGAAGGCATTTTTGCCGAACCGGCCTCTGCTGCTTCTGTTGCTGGGGTATATAAACTGAAACGTGAAGGTTATTTCAAAGGCGGGGAGAAGGTGGTCTGCGTCCTGACCGGTCACGGTCTGAAGGACCCGAATATTGCGATCAAGAGCATCGGAGCGGAGCCGCTTGTTGTTCAGGATTCGGAAGAAGCCGTAATGGCGGCTATCGCCAAGCTGGAAGGTAACGGCGTATGA
- the pheA gene encoding prephenate dehydratase encodes MRTIALLPEGTVSHEAVLYLFGDEEVRLKHYKQISDVFLSVVNGEADYSVIPVENTIEGSVSLHMDWLVHEVDVPMQLEWVYPSIQNLIGRKNEFESEGQVDYSRIKRVLSHPVAMAQCQQFIRTHLPQAELENVGSTAEAIQSVASHAGEGWTAIGTVLGAERYGLDPLARKITDHNNNFTRFVLIGPEKIELAGRKATRKTSILVTLPADFPGALHQVLSAFAWRKLNLSRIESRPTKKKLGNYYFYMDVLEEVESILLGAAVAEIEALGCQVRVLGSYPSYTYTDLQPELKSEGD; translated from the coding sequence ATGAGAACTATAGCACTGCTGCCGGAAGGCACGGTTTCGCACGAAGCGGTTTTGTATCTTTTTGGAGATGAAGAGGTCCGGCTGAAACACTACAAGCAGATCTCGGACGTCTTTTTATCGGTGGTCAATGGAGAGGCGGATTACAGCGTTATTCCGGTTGAAAATACGATTGAGGGCTCGGTAAGCCTCCATATGGACTGGCTTGTCCATGAGGTGGATGTGCCGATGCAGCTTGAGTGGGTGTATCCGTCCATTCAAAATCTGATTGGCCGCAAAAATGAATTTGAATCCGAAGGACAAGTGGATTACAGCCGGATCAAACGGGTTCTCTCCCATCCGGTAGCTATGGCGCAGTGCCAGCAGTTTATCCGGACGCACCTGCCCCAGGCTGAACTAGAGAATGTGGGCAGCACGGCCGAAGCGATCCAAAGCGTAGCGAGTCACGCGGGAGAAGGCTGGACGGCGATAGGCACCGTGCTTGGCGCTGAACGGTATGGATTAGATCCGCTTGCGCGGAAGATTACCGATCATAACAACAATTTTACGCGGTTTGTCCTGATCGGCCCTGAGAAGATTGAGCTTGCGGGCCGGAAGGCAACGCGGAAAACAAGCATCCTGGTGACGCTGCCCGCCGACTTCCCGGGTGCGCTGCACCAAGTGCTGTCGGCTTTTGCCTGGCGCAAGCTGAACTTGTCGCGGATCGAATCGCGCCCGACCAAAAAGAAGCTGGGCAACTACTATTTTTATATGGATGTGCTTGAAGAGGTGGAATCGATCCTGCTTGGCGCTGCAGTTGCGGAGATTGAAGCGCTGGGCTGTCAGGTAAGGGTATTGGGTTCATATCCGAGTTATACTTATACGGATTTGCAGCCGGAATTAAAATCGGAAGGAGACTGA
- a CDS encoding homoserine dehydrogenase → MNAIKIGLLGLGTVGTGVVRIVEKHQEDLMSQVGSPIRIEKIAVKSLEKERSIAVDPAILTQDPWEVIRHPDIDIIIEVMGGVEDTKTYLLDALEHGKHIVTANKDLMALYGSEILAKAVEQQCDVFYEASVAGGIPIIRTLIEGFSSDRITKIMGIVNGTTNYILTKMSREGASYEDVLKEAQQLGYAESDPTSDVEGLDAARKMAILGTLGFRTNVELRDVSVRGISSVSKEDIAYARQLGYEMKLLGIAERHDEGISISVQPTMVRTSHPIAAVSGVFNAVYVYGEAVGETMFYGAGAGEMPTATSVVADLVAVIKNMKLGVNGLRAIVPYKEKKLKADDQVFYKNFLLLQVDDKAGVLAQITQVFAEYEVSLDSVIQTPNAQQPGAEIMIVTHLANKASMEKVIKHFESLEVIRRIKSSYRVEG, encoded by the coding sequence TTGAACGCAATTAAGATAGGGTTACTCGGATTGGGAACGGTAGGGACCGGTGTGGTCAGGATCGTAGAGAAACACCAAGAGGACCTGATGAGCCAGGTTGGTTCACCGATTCGGATTGAGAAAATTGCTGTCAAAAGCCTGGAGAAGGAACGCAGCATTGCCGTTGATCCGGCCATACTGACTCAGGATCCTTGGGAAGTGATCCGTCATCCTGACATCGATATTATTATCGAGGTTATGGGAGGTGTCGAGGACACCAAAACTTATTTGCTGGATGCGCTTGAGCATGGAAAACATATCGTGACGGCCAACAAGGACCTTATGGCTTTATACGGCAGTGAAATCTTGGCCAAGGCGGTCGAGCAGCAGTGCGATGTGTTCTACGAAGCCAGCGTAGCCGGAGGAATTCCGATCATCCGGACGCTGATTGAGGGCTTCTCCTCGGACAGAATTACGAAGATCATGGGCATTGTGAACGGAACAACCAATTATATCCTTACTAAAATGAGCCGGGAAGGCGCCTCTTACGAGGATGTATTGAAAGAAGCCCAGCAGCTCGGTTATGCGGAATCCGATCCGACTTCGGATGTGGAAGGGCTGGATGCGGCCCGAAAAATGGCCATTTTAGGTACCTTGGGTTTCCGTACCAATGTCGAGCTTCGCGATGTGAGCGTGCGCGGCATCTCCTCCGTATCCAAAGAGGATATCGCTTATGCCAGACAGCTGGGGTATGAAATGAAGCTGCTTGGCATTGCGGAACGCCATGATGAAGGCATCTCGATCAGCGTGCAGCCGACGATGGTGAGGACCTCCCATCCGATTGCGGCCGTTAGCGGCGTTTTTAATGCGGTATACGTGTATGGAGAAGCGGTGGGAGAAACGATGTTCTACGGAGCGGGAGCCGGCGAAATGCCGACAGCTACCTCTGTGGTTGCCGACCTTGTGGCGGTCATCAAGAATATGAAGCTCGGCGTCAACGGACTGAGAGCGATTGTCCCTTATAAGGAGAAGAAGCTGAAGGCGGATGACCAGGTCTTTTATAAAAATTTCCTGCTGCTCCAGGTAGACGACAAGGCCGGTGTTCTTGCGCAGATCACTCAAGTGTTTGCTGAATACGAGGTCAGTCTTGATTCCGTCATTCAAACTCCGAATGCCCAGCAGCCGGGGGCGGAGATCATGATCGTCACACATTTGGCCAACAAAGCCAGCATGGAGAAGGTCATCAAACATTTCGAGTCGCTCGAAGTGATTCGGCGCATTAAAAGCAGTTATCGGGTTGAAGGATAA